One part of the Lotus japonicus ecotype B-129 chromosome 2, LjGifu_v1.2 genome encodes these proteins:
- the LOC130735287 gene encoding GDSL esterase/lipase At5g33370-like, with the protein MATLSTSLAPLGILSLVLIVGVIFLPTGAEARPRAFFVFGDSLVDSGNNNYLATTARADAPPYGIDYPTHRPTGRFSNGFNIPDLISQKLGAESALPYLSPSLTGDKLLVGANFASAGIGILNDTGIQFVNVIRMYRQLEYFQEYQRRLSGLIGASQAKRRVNEALVLITCGGNDFVNNYYLVPVSARSQQYPLPAYVKFLISEYKKVLQKLYNLGARRVLVTGTGPLGCVPSELAQRGTNGQCSGELQRAASLFNPQLESMLLALNRKFGRNVFIAANTGKSHNNFISNPAQFGFSTAKVACCGQGPYNGIGLCTALSNLCPNRDLHAFWDAFHPSEKANRLIVEDIMSGSQSYMNPMNLSTILALDDSTT; encoded by the exons ATGGCAACCTTGTCAACAAGTTTAGCTCCTTTGGGCATTCTTAGTTTAGTGTTAATAGTTGGAGTCATATTTCTCCCTACTGGGGCAGAAGCTAGGCCAAGGGCTTTCTTTGTGTTTGGAGATTCACTTGTTGATAGTGGGAATAACAATTACTTGGCTACCACTGCACGTGCTGATGCACCTCCTTATGGAATTGATTATCCAACTCATAGACCAACTGGCCGTTTCTCCAATGGCTTCAACATTCCTGATCTTATCA GTCAGAAACTTGGTGCAGAGTCAGCATTGCCATACTTGAGCCCAAGTTTAACAGGAGATAAGCTTCTAGTTGGTGCCAATTTTGCTTCAGCTGGTATTGGAATCCTTAACGATACCGGAATTCAATTT GTAAACGTAATTAGGATGTACAGACAGCTGGAGTATTTTCAAGAGTACCAGAGACGATTAAGTGGTCTAATTGGAGCATCACAGGCTAAAAGACGTGTGAATGAAGCACTAGTTCTCATCACTTGTGGTGGCAATGATTTTGTAAACAACTACTACTTGGTGCCTGTTTCTGCAAGGTCTCAACAATATCCACTACCTGCATATGTCAAGTTTCTAATCTCCGAGTACAAAAAGGTTTTGCAG AAGCTATATAATTTGGGAGCTCGCAGAGTTCTTGTGACAGGAACGGGACCTTTAGGTTGTGTTCCTTCAGAATTGGCCCAACGTGGCACAAATGGGCAATGTTCTGGTGAACTACAACGAGCTGCATCATTGTTTAATCCTCAGCTTGAAAGCATGTTGTTGGCACTCAACAGGAAATTTGGCAGGAACGTTTTCATTGCTGCAAACACTGGAAAATCGCACAACAACTTCATTAGTAACCCCGCCCAATTTG GTTTCAGTACAGCTAAAGTAGCTTGCTGTGGGCAAGGACCCTACAATGGTATTGGACTATGCACAGCCCTATCCAACCTGTGCCCAAACAGAGACTTGCATGCATTTTGGGATGCATTTCATCCATCTGAAAAGGCCAACAGGCTTATTGTGGAGGATATTATGTCTGGTTCTCAAAGTTACATGAACCCAATGAATCTCAGTACCATCTTAGCTTTGGATGATTCTACCACATGA